In Cyclopterus lumpus isolate fCycLum1 chromosome 9, fCycLum1.pri, whole genome shotgun sequence, a single genomic region encodes these proteins:
- the LOC117736994 gene encoding piggyBac transposable element-derived protein 3-like, protein MSIMSPDMSVSNQMRAQSGCGLFSWGEASFSGCQAAWDTVPQIGECLSDDSDSESVDQDEDEVVVENPSLPRWRTPHNAFYAHPEWQGRNIFNDIMSPLEYFQHFFSEDILQDIVGQSNLYAIQCDPNKPLNLSTQELEQFLGTVVYMSLFGLPGTRMFWNKACRVSQVADTMTLNRWEAIKKALHFNNNEERQEENDPIYKLRPLVTHLNSKLTSIPMSENLVVDEQMVPFKGRSRIKQYLPSKPKKWGYKLLVLAGSDGVPHNFEIYTGRVVQPPELADIGASGNVVLRLAQPIPKHENYKLFFDNWFTSVPLVLTLAQQGIHSIGTVRCNRLPGVSLMSDAELKRTGRGSFQQKMAMVGETTLHVVKWYDNRSVTILSDYTGAHPVTEVQRWDRKKKMLLKVPRPAVVKIYNKNMGGVDLLDSLIALYRTKIRLKKWYRRLVFHFLDLIVVTAWLLY, encoded by the exons atgtctatAATGTCACCAGATATGTCTGTGTCCAATCAAATGAGGGCCCAAAGTGGGTGTGGCCTTTTCTCTTGGGGTGAAGCATCCTTTTCAGGCTGCCAAGCTGCATGGGACACAGTGCCACAAATCG GAGAATGCTTGTCTGATGACAGTGACAGTGAGTCTGTGGATCAGGATGAGGATGAAGTTGTAGTTGAAAATCCAAGCCTACCTCGGTGGAGAACACCCCACAATGCATTCTATGCTCACCCAGAATGGCAGGGCCGTAATATTTTTAATGATATTATGTCCCCCCTTGAGTATTTTCAGCATTTTTTCTCTGAAGACATTCTTCAGGATATAGTAGGGCAGTCAAATTTGTATGCCATACAATGTGACCCAAACAAGCCCCTTAACCTCAGTACCCAGGAACTGGAGCAGTTCCTGGGTACTGTGGTCTACATGTCATTGTTTGGATTACCAGGCACCCGCATGTTTTGGAACAAGGCCTGCCGAGTGTCCCAGGTAGCCGATACAATGACACTCAATAGATGGGAGGCCATCAAAAAAGCCCTGCACTTCAATAACAATGAAGAGAGGCAGGAGGAAAATGATCCAATATATAAGCTTCGACCATTGGTTACTCATCTAAACTCCAAACTGACGTCCATCCCAATGAGCGAGAATCTGGTTGTTGATGAGCAGATGGTTCCATTCAAGGGAAGAAGCAGGATCAAGCAATACCTGCCATCAAAACCAAAGAAATGGGGTTATAAGTTACTCGTCCTGGCTGGCTCCGACGGTGTCCCCCATAACTTTGAAATCTATACAGGAAGAGTTGTGCAACCCCCTGAGCTGGCAGATATAGGAGCAAGCGGCAATGTGGTCCTCCGCCTGGCCCAGCCTATACCAAAGCACGAGAACTACAAGCTCTTCTTTGATAACTGGTTCACGAGTGTCCCTCTTGTGCTCACACTGGCACAACAGGGAATTCACAGCATTGGTACTGTCCGTTGCAACCGACTACCAGGGGTCAGCTTGATGAGCGATGCTGAGCTGAAGAGAACAGGACGTGGATCCTTTCAGCAGAAGATGGCCATGGTTGGAGAAACCACCTTGCATGTTGTCAAATGGTATGATAACCGCTCAGTCACTATTCTGAGTGACTACACTGGAGCCCACCCAGTCACAGAGGTTCAGAGGTGGGATCGCAAGAAGAAGATGCTCCTCAAAGTCCCCCGCCCTGCTGTGGTGAAGATTTACAACAAGAATATGGGTGGAGTGGATCTTCTTGACTCCCTTATTGCACTGTACCGCACaaaaattagattaaaaaaatggtACCGCCGTCTGGTGTTCCACTTCTTGGATTTAATCGTTGTGACCGCCTGGCTGCTTTACTGA